From one Streptomyces sp. Q6 genomic stretch:
- a CDS encoding SGNH/GDSL hydrolase family protein yields the protein MTRRHGYALLAALVAVAVVISAAIYVGFSGVLRGGDDTVQAGGAHPRSSAAPASTGTWAASWSASPAGGEPGTETNGFSGRSIRNVVHTSIGGAAARITLSNLFGQQPLSITHASLALASAPNSPTALAGSVRRLTFSGNTSVVIPAGQQVVSDAVRLRVAGDTDLLVTTYSPTASGPVTYHPQARQMSYVANGDLVEEPNGTRYTEQSPYWRYLTAVDVLSNEAQGTVVVLGDSLTDGITSTMGANHRWTDVLAERLRTESGAPRYGVVNQGISGNRVLSDGYGRPANNPSGLSRFDRDVLSRSGVRAVVIDLGINDILRNPQQTDPDKITEGLRELVRQAHARGLRVVGATLMPFQGHRGYEPYLESVRQGVNEQIRAGKVFDSYVDFDKALRDPYNPRKLLPRYDSGDHLHPSDAGYERMARTFDLSTLKAAAGAEL from the coding sequence ATGACCAGGCGTCACGGTTATGCCTTGTTGGCCGCGCTCGTCGCGGTCGCCGTAGTGATCTCGGCCGCCATATACGTCGGGTTCTCCGGCGTCCTGCGCGGCGGCGACGACACCGTCCAGGCCGGTGGCGCGCACCCGCGCAGCTCGGCCGCACCGGCTTCCACCGGCACGTGGGCGGCCAGCTGGTCCGCTTCCCCGGCCGGCGGCGAGCCCGGCACGGAGACGAATGGATTCTCCGGCCGCTCCATCCGCAACGTGGTGCACACCAGCATCGGCGGCGCCGCGGCACGCATCACGCTCTCCAATCTGTTCGGGCAGCAGCCCCTCAGCATCACGCACGCCTCGCTCGCTCTCGCCTCGGCGCCCAACAGCCCGACGGCGCTGGCCGGCTCGGTGCGGCGCCTCACCTTCTCCGGGAACACCTCGGTGGTCATCCCGGCGGGACAGCAGGTCGTCAGCGACGCCGTCCGCCTCCGGGTGGCCGGCGACACGGACCTCCTGGTCACCACGTACTCGCCGACCGCGTCCGGACCGGTCACGTACCACCCCCAGGCCCGGCAGATGTCGTACGTCGCGAACGGCGACCTCGTCGAGGAGCCGAACGGGACGCGGTACACCGAGCAGAGCCCGTACTGGCGCTACCTGACCGCGGTCGACGTGCTCAGCAACGAGGCGCAGGGCACGGTCGTCGTCCTCGGTGACTCGCTCACCGACGGCATCACCTCCACGATGGGCGCCAACCACCGCTGGACGGACGTCCTCGCCGAGCGGCTGCGCACCGAGTCGGGTGCCCCGCGCTACGGCGTCGTGAACCAGGGCATCAGCGGCAACCGCGTCCTGTCCGACGGATACGGCCGCCCCGCGAACAACCCGAGCGGCCTGTCCCGCTTCGACCGCGACGTCCTCAGCCGCTCCGGCGTCCGGGCCGTGGTCATCGACCTCGGGATCAACGACATCCTGCGCAACCCGCAGCAGACCGACCCCGACAAGATCACGGAGGGCCTGCGCGAGCTGGTCCGCCAGGCGCACGCGAGGGGCCTGCGGGTCGTCGGGGCGACGCTCATGCCGTTCCAGGGCCACCGCGGGTACGAGCCGTACCTGGAGTCGGTCCGCCAGGGCGTCAACGAGCAGATCCGCGCCGGCAAGGTCTTCGACTCCTACGTCGACTTCGACAAGGCGCTCCGCGACCCGTACAACCCGCGCAAGCTGCTCCCGCGCTACGACTCGGGCGACCACCTCCACCCGAGCGACGCGGGCTACGAGCGCATGGCGAGGACCTTCGACCTCTCCACCCTCAAGGCAGCAGCAGGAGCGGAACTCTAA
- a CDS encoding DUF1707 SHOCT-like domain-containing protein, producing the protein MTDESRPEPSYPAPELRASDADREQVAERLRDALAEGRLDMDEFEERLEATYKARTYGELAPITRDLPGVGGAVSGAVSFVKEPDGDGGVHWPSRVGGEATSSGAFAFWSGFSRKGRWTVGERFTAFAMWGGGEIDLREAHFAAREVEIRCFTIMGGIQVKVPPELDVVVRGFGIMGGVDDQATGAGTPGSPRVIVRGYALMGGVGVDRKLPRGERRRLKSERREKRRAELQGELQGELEGRLDRHHRLHEDLHERHRERIEEHREQREQRERRSRRHRD; encoded by the coding sequence ATGACGGACGAATCCCGGCCCGAACCTTCCTACCCCGCCCCCGAGTTGAGGGCATCCGACGCCGATCGTGAGCAGGTCGCCGAGCGGTTGCGTGACGCGCTCGCCGAGGGGCGGCTCGACATGGACGAGTTCGAGGAGCGGCTGGAGGCCACCTACAAGGCCCGCACCTATGGGGAGTTGGCGCCGATCACTCGGGATCTGCCGGGTGTGGGGGGTGCCGTTTCGGGGGCGGTGAGCTTTGTCAAGGAGCCTGATGGCGACGGGGGTGTGCACTGGCCCTCGCGCGTCGGGGGTGAGGCCACCTCCAGTGGGGCTTTCGCCTTCTGGAGCGGGTTCAGCCGCAAGGGGCGCTGGACGGTCGGCGAGCGGTTCACCGCGTTCGCGATGTGGGGCGGCGGGGAGATCGATCTGCGCGAGGCCCACTTCGCGGCGCGCGAGGTGGAGATCCGCTGCTTCACGATCATGGGCGGGATCCAGGTGAAGGTGCCGCCCGAACTCGACGTCGTCGTGCGGGGGTTCGGGATCATGGGCGGGGTCGATGACCAGGCCACGGGGGCCGGGACGCCGGGGTCGCCTCGGGTGATCGTGCGCGGGTACGCCCTGATGGGCGGGGTCGGCGTGGACCGGAAGCTGCCTCGGGGGGAGCGGCGGCGGCTGAAGTCCGAGCGGCGGGAGAAGCGGCGGGCCGAGCTGCAGGGGGAGCTGCAGGGGGAGCTGGAGGGGCGCCTCGATCGGCATCATCGGTTGCACGAGGATCTGCATGAGCGGCACCGCGAGCGGATCGAGGAGCATCGGGAGCAACGGGAGCAACGGGAGCGGCGGTCTCGACGGCATCGGGATTGA
- a CDS encoding ABC transporter ATP-binding protein gives MPSTDDEFIALDGVEKVFDVRRKTGFLRRERRQVRAVDSLTFTVPRGEMVGYIGPNGAGKSTTIKMLTGILTPSAGRLRVAGIDPSRERARLAHRMGVVFGQRTTLWWDLPLIDSYRLMRRMYRIPDERYAANLARCVDLLELGDLLDVPVRQLSLGQRMRGDIAAALLHDPEVLYLDEPTIGLDIVSKVKVRGFLRELNAQLGTTVLLTTHDLTDIEQLCRRVMVIDHGRLMYDGELDGLHRAGGAAAERTLVVDFERELPPLDLGPELELDIGEGVRVVKVDGVRQWLAFPAGRSAAPLVARIAERYPLVDLSVREPDIESVIARMYARDTPVAP, from the coding sequence GTGCCGTCCACGGACGACGAGTTCATCGCGCTCGACGGCGTCGAGAAAGTCTTCGACGTGCGTCGCAAAACCGGGTTCCTGCGGCGCGAGCGGCGCCAGGTACGGGCCGTCGACTCGCTCACCTTCACCGTGCCCCGCGGTGAGATGGTCGGCTACATCGGGCCGAACGGCGCCGGGAAGTCGACCACCATCAAGATGCTCACCGGCATCCTGACGCCCAGCGCCGGACGGCTGCGCGTCGCCGGCATCGACCCGTCACGCGAGCGCGCCCGGCTCGCACACCGCATGGGCGTCGTCTTCGGACAGCGCACCACCCTGTGGTGGGACCTGCCGCTGATCGACTCCTACCGGCTGATGCGGCGCATGTACCGGATTCCCGACGAGCGGTACGCGGCGAATCTCGCTCGCTGCGTGGACCTGCTCGAACTGGGGGATCTGCTGGACGTTCCCGTGCGGCAGCTCTCCCTCGGGCAGCGGATGCGCGGCGACATCGCGGCCGCGCTGCTCCACGACCCCGAAGTGCTCTATCTGGACGAGCCGACCATCGGCCTGGACATCGTCTCCAAGGTCAAAGTCCGCGGATTCCTGCGGGAGTTGAACGCCCAGCTCGGCACCACGGTGCTTCTCACCACGCACGACCTCACCGACATCGAGCAGCTGTGCCGTCGCGTCATGGTCATCGACCACGGGCGCCTCATGTACGACGGTGAACTCGACGGGCTCCACCGTGCGGGCGGCGCCGCGGCCGAACGGACGCTCGTCGTCGACTTCGAGCGGGAACTGCCTCCGCTGGATCTGGGACCGGAGCTGGAACTGGACATCGGCGAAGGGGTGCGGGTCGTGAAGGTCGACGGCGTGCGGCAGTGGCTCGCCTTTCCCGCGGGACGATCCGCCGCGCCGCTCGTCGCGCGGATCGCCGAACGGTACCCGCTGGTGGACCTCTCCGTCCGCGAGCCCGACATCGAGTCCGTGATCGCGCGGATGTACGCCAGGGACACGCCCGTCGCGCCCTGA